The following are from one region of the Archangium lipolyticum genome:
- a CDS encoding helix-turn-helix domain-containing protein, which produces MDTDIQPALGEVAREARERLGLTQTQVANKVGLVPGVYGRIERGDMMPSVPTLHRICRVLGISSDALLGLDPSRVAAKVDEAPPEEKLPPELRRVLHQLRAWPVKRLKVLSRVLTLIAAESED; this is translated from the coding sequence ATGGACACGGACATTCAGCCAGCACTGGGCGAGGTGGCTCGTGAAGCCCGCGAGCGGCTGGGTCTTACGCAGACCCAGGTCGCCAACAAGGTGGGCCTCGTTCCAGGCGTCTACGGACGCATCGAGCGCGGGGACATGATGCCTAGTGTGCCGACCCTCCATCGGATCTGCCGCGTTCTCGGCATCTCCTCCGATGCACTGCTGGGGTTGGACCCTTCGCGAGTCGCCGCGAAGGTGGACGAAGCTCCTCCCGAGGAGAAGCTCCCCCCCGAGCTGCGGCGCGTCCTTCATCAACTTCGGGCCTGGCCGGTGAAGCGGTTGAAGGTGCTCAGCAGGGTCCTGACCTTGATCGCCGCCGAGTCCGAGGACTGA